A segment of the bacterium genome:
GCGGTACGCGCCATCGTGGTGCGCATCAACAGCCCCGGCGGCACGGTCACCGCCAGCGACATCATCTATACGGCGCTGACCCGCTTCAAGACCGAGCACGGCACGCCGGTGCTGGTGCAGATGCTCGACGTCGCCGCGTCCGGCGGCTACTACGCCGCGCTCGCCGGCGACGAGATCGTCGCCACCCCGACGACGGTCACCGGCAGCATCGGCGTCATCTTCACCAACATCAGCGTCGCCGGCCTCATGGACAAGCTCGGGGTGCAGAACCAGACCGTCGCCTCGGGGGCGATGAAGGACATCGGCTCGCCGCTGCGCGCGATGACGCCCGCCGAGCGCGGCGTTCTGCAGAACCTGATCGGCGATCTGCAGTCGCGCTTCGTCGACCTGGTGCGCGAGCGCCGCCCCGGCCTGACGCCGGAGATGAGCACGACGATGACCGACGGCCGCGTCTTCAGCGCCGACCAGGCGCTGCAGGGCGGGCTGATCGACCGTCTCGGCTATCTCACCGACACCATCGAGCGCGCCAAGCAGCGCGCCGGCGTCAGCGAAGCGCGCGTCATCCGCTACCGCCGCGGCGACGAGTATGCCGATACGATCTACGCCCGCGCCGCCGTGCCGGCGCAGGTGACGCAGGTCAGCCTGCTGAGCCTCCAGGACGGGCGGCTGCCGCCCGGACCCCACTTCCTCTATCTCTGGGAGCCGTGAGCGGCGCCCTCCGCGGCAGCGGCCCGCGGCGAGCGGCATGGCATGACCGACCCGCGGCGATCGCCCCGCCTCCTCACCTGGGCCTGGACGCTGTTGGTCGCCAGCAGCGCGCTCTATTTCCTCGCCGACCACCAGGCCGACAACGACCTCTGGATGCACCTCTACAGCGGTCGGCGCATCCTCGCCGAGGGGGCGATCCCGCGCCTCGATGACGCCTCGTACACCGCCGCCGGCCTGCCGTGGATCGACCACGAATGGCTGAGCCAGGTCGGGCTCGCCGCGCTCTACGCCGCCGGCGGTTCGACCGCGATGTGGATGGCGAAGCTGGCCCTGGCGCTGGGCACCGCGGCGCTCGTCTGGCGCCTGGTACGCCGCCACGCCCGCTCGCCCTGGGTCTGGGGCCCGGTGATGGTGCTCACCCTGGCCGCGATGGCGCGCGGCTACGCGGTGCGCCCGCAGGTGGTGACGTACTTCGGGGTCGCCGCGCTGCTCGCCTGGCTCGATCGCCCGCGCCGCGCGCCGCCCGGCTGGGCGACGTATGCGATCGTCGCCGCCGGCTTCTGTCTGTGGGCCAACGCGCACGGCGCGGTCGTCGCCGGCATCGGCATGCTCGCGCTCTACGCCGCGCTCGGCAGCGCCCGCCACGACGGCGCGACCACGGCGCAGCGGGCGGCGTTGCTCGCCTGCGCCCTGCTCGCCATCGCCTGCAATCCCTACGGTCCACACCTGCTCGCCTACATCGCCAACGAGCTGCGCGTGCCGCACCCGATCAGCGAATGGCAACCGCTCGCGCTCGACGACCCGGCGCAGCGCCCGGCAGTGGTGCTGCTGGCCGCGCTGCTCGCCAGCCTCTACTGGACCCGCCTGCTGCGCCAGCGCCGCTGGTGGGCCGCGCTGCTGCTGCTGGTCGGCGTCATGGCGCTGCGCTCGCAGCGGCACGTGCCGCTGCTGGCGCTGTGCGCCGCCGCGCCCCTCGCCGACCAACTGCAGGGCGCCCTCGACGTAGCCGCGCTGCGCACGCGCTGGCGCTTCTCGCCCGCCGCCAGCGCGCTCGTGGCGGCCGCGCTGGCGGCGCTCGCCGCCGTCCAGCTCGCGACGGTCGGCGGCCAATTGTCGCGCGACCGCGGCGCCCTGGTCTTCGACGCCGGCGAGTATCCCGTCGGCGCGCTGCGCTTCCTGCGCGAGCGCGGCATCGCCGGCAACCTCGCCCTGCCGCTCGACTGGGGCGGCTACGCGCTCTGGCACGGCGCGCCGGCGCTCAAGGTGTCGCTCGACGGCCGCTTCGCCACCGTCTACCCGCCCGCCGTCGTCGAGGACGGATTCGCGTTCTTCCGCGCCGACGGCGACGCCAACGCGGCGCGCCTGCTCGATGCCTATCCGACCACCCTGGTGCTCGTCCCGCGCGGCACGCCGACGCCGCTCGACCGCCGCGGCGAGTGGCATCTGCTGTACACCGACCAGGTCGCCGCCCTGTGGAGCCGCGACGGCGACGCGGCGACGGGCCCGTCCACCGCGCCGCGCGGCATGCTGCCGTTCCCGTAGCCGCGGCCGGCGGCCGCGCCCCGGCAGCGGGCGGGCGTCAGCCGCGCTCGATGACCCGCAGCAGGGCGCGCAGGAATTCCATCCGCTGTCCCGGCGCCACCGGCTCGTAGCCCATGCGGCCGCGCAGCGCCTCGACGCTGCGTTCGACGGCCACCGCCGCGGGCTCGCCGTCCAGCGCCTCCACCCGGCGCAGGGTCTGGCGCAGGAGCTGGCGCTCCAGCGGACCGAGGGCGGCGACCTGGGCGTGGCTGAAGCGGAAGGCGTCGCCCGCCGAATCGCCGTCGATCGGCAGGTCGAGCGGCGCCCCGGCGTCGAGACGGACGACGATGGTCCCGGCGGCGAGATCGCCCAGCCGCTGGCAGCGCGGCGAAGCGACGATCGCCACCAGCCCGACGACGTAGCTGCCGGGCAGCGCGTCGACGGCGCGCAACAGGTTGCGCACCAGCGAGGCGCGGCTGGTGAGCGGCAGGCCATCGTCGCCCATCACCCGCAGACCGACCGCCCGCTTGCCGATCGACCGACCGCCGGTCAGCCACTCGCTCAGCATGAAGTACGCCCACTCGACGAGCAGTTGGCCGATGATCAGCAACGCGATCACCAGCATCCCGGCGTTCACCAGCATCTCCTGGGCGCGCCCGCCGAGCCCCTCGTCGAGCAGCGGTCGGAACGCTTCGAGGATCGACTGCGCCAGCGGCGTGGTCAGGAACAACCCGATGAGGACGGCGCATTCGATGAGCCCCAGCACCATCGCGTCGATCGCGTAGGCGAGCACGCGCGTCCCCGGACCGGCGATCGGGAAGCGCAGCGCGACCTGCTCGGCGGAGCGGATCTCCTGGATCGGCTCGCCGGCGACGGGAAGCGGGCGCGCCGGCTCATGCATGTGGCACCCGCGGCGTCTCTGTGCTGAGGTTGGGGCGCCGATGACGCCGCGACCAGCCGAGCCCATCGCGCCCCGCCGTGGCGCGGCGCGCGCCGACCTGCAGCGCTTCGCGGCGCTGGTCGAGCGCGCCGAACGGCTCCGCGTCCGCGGCGTCGGCTTCGACGAGCTGCGGGAGCTGGCGGCGCTGTATCGCACCCACGTGGCGCGCCTGGCGGTGGCGCGCGATCGCGACGCCGATCCGGACGCCGTGCGGACGCTGAACGGGCTCTGCGCCCGCGCCTACGCGGCGCTGTTCAGCGAGCGCGCCGCGCGCACCCGCCGCCCCTGGTCGCAGGCGCTGCGCGCCGCCCTCGGCCAGACCTGGCGCGCGCAGGTGATCGCCTGGGCGCTGCTCGCCGCCGGCATGCTGCTCGGCGGCGGCCTCACCTGGCACGACCCGCTCGCCGTGCACGCGCTGGTGCCGTCGGGCATGGGCTACTCGCCCGATCAGCTCGACGCGCTGCTCGCCTCGGCGACGGCGCGCGAGCGCTTCTTCGCCGCGCACGCGATGCCGGCCGGCCTGAAGGCGGTGTTCGGCTCGTTCCTGTTCGCCAACAACACCCGCGTCGGGCTCCTGGCCTTCGCCACCGGCATGCTGGCCGGCATTCCGACGCTGCTGTTGACCCTCTACAACGGCATCCTGCTCGGCGCCTTCGCCTCGATCTTTCTCCACGATCCGTGGCCTCTCGCGTTCCTCGCCTGGATCCTACCACACGGCGTGCCGGAGCTGACGGCCATTTCGCTCTGCGCCGCCGGCGGCCTCCAACTGGGCGCCGCGGTGGCGATGCCCGGACCACGCGGCCGCGCCGCGGCGCTCGCCGACGCCGTCCCGCCGGTGCTGGTGCTCCTCGGCGCCGCCCTGCCGCTGTTCGTGGTCGCGGCGCTGATCGAGAGCTTCGTCCGCCAGTCCGCGTTGGGCACCGCGCCGCGTCTCGCCGTCGCCGCGCTGTGGATCGCCGCCGCGGTCGCTCTGGTGGTCGCCGCCCGCCGCGCCGCGCCGCCGCACGCGGCCGACACGAGCTGGCTGCGCGACCTGACGTGAACGACGGGCTCAGGGCTCGACTCGCGCGCGCCTGCCGCGAGCCGCGACGGCCGCGCGGCGGCGCGGCCCTCCAGGTGGACGGTTGCATGCGGCGATCCCGCTCGGTCCGGGGAGCGCCCGAGATGGACGGCTCAGCGTTCCGGTCCGTAGCGCAGGGCGAGGTAGCGCTGCAGCACCGCGGCGGTGATCGCCTCCGGCGGCAGGTCGATGCTCTGCACGCCGCCGCGGCGCAGGGTGGCGAGCGCGGTGTCGCGCTCGCGCACCAGGTCGGCGAGCACCAGGCGGCGCGACACGGCGAGGACGTCGGCGCCGCCGCCGGGCGCGTCGAGCGCGGCGAAGGCGCGGTCGCGCACGGCGACCAGCAGGACGCGATGGCGGCGGCCGAGCAGCGCCAGCGGCTCGGTGAAGATCGCGGCCCCGGCCTCGACGACGTCGGTGAGCACGACGAGCAGCGCCCGCTGGCGATGGCGCGCCGCCAGCGTGCGCACCACCACGCGGTAGTCGGCTTCGACCAGGCGCGGCTGCAGCGGCCGCAGGACGTCGATGAGCACCCCGAGCTGGCGGCGCTGGGGGCGCGGCGGGCAGAAGCCGCGCAGCTCGCGATCGAAGGCGACGAGGCCGACGCGATCGCCGGCCTGCAGCGCCGCGTAGGCGAGCGCCAGGCCGGCATCCACCGCGTGATCCAGCTTGCTGCGGCCGTCGACGTCGCCGGCCATCAGGCGGCTGGTGTCGACGGCGATCAGCACCGTATGGTTGCGCTCGTGCTGGAGCTGGCGCACCACCAGCCGGCCGCGGCGCGCGGTGGCGCGCCAGTCGACGCGCCGCGGATCGTCGCCGGGCAGGTAGTCGCGCAGGGAATCGAAGTCCAAGCCGTCGCCGCGGCGCGGCGCCGGCTTGACACCCAGCGCTGCCAGCACCCGCCGCGGGTCGAGGGCGGCGGGGCGCAGCAGGCGGGTGGTGTCGGGATAGACGCGCAGCACGTCGCCGCCGGCGCCGCGATGGCGGCGGCGCAGGAAGCCGAGCGGCGACCGCACCAGCGCCACCAGCTCGCCGAAGGGTCGATCGCCGCGCCGCGTCGGCTGCATCGGGTAGCGGCGCTCGGCGACGCCGTCGCGATCGACGGCGACCGCCGCGAACCGCGGCGCCGCGGCGACGTCGGCCGGCGGGTCGTCGGCGAGCGCGCACAC
Coding sequences within it:
- the sppA gene encoding signal peptide peptidase SppA, with translation MPMPTLVHRSLLAALLTLTAAGCIVITGDFDPLSRRPRPLTEQVVSGTGKAKVLLIDLSGVISGEERAGPLGLGGRESTVSRVQAELDAAAEDDAVRAIVVRINSPGGTVTASDIIYTALTRFKTEHGTPVLVQMLDVAASGGYYAALAGDEIVATPTTVTGSIGVIFTNISVAGLMDKLGVQNQTVASGAMKDIGSPLRAMTPAERGVLQNLIGDLQSRFVDLVRERRPGLTPEMSTTMTDGRVFSADQALQGGLIDRLGYLTDTIERAKQRAGVSEARVIRYRRGDEYADTIYARAAVPAQVTQVSLLSLQDGRLPPGPHFLYLWEP
- a CDS encoding RDD family protein — translated: MHEPARPLPVAGEPIQEIRSAEQVALRFPIAGPGTRVLAYAIDAMVLGLIECAVLIGLFLTTPLAQSILEAFRPLLDEGLGGRAQEMLVNAGMLVIALLIIGQLLVEWAYFMLSEWLTGGRSIGKRAVGLRVMGDDGLPLTSRASLVRNLLRAVDALPGSYVVGLVAIVASPRCQRLGDLAAGTIVVRLDAGAPLDLPIDGDSAGDAFRFSHAQVAALGPLERQLLRQTLRRVEALDGEPAAVAVERSVEALRGRMGYEPVAPGQRMEFLRALLRVIERG
- a CDS encoding stage II sporulation protein M — encoded protein: MTPRPAEPIAPRRGAARADLQRFAALVERAERLRVRGVGFDELRELAALYRTHVARLAVARDRDADPDAVRTLNGLCARAYAALFSERAARTRRPWSQALRAALGQTWRAQVIAWALLAAGMLLGGGLTWHDPLAVHALVPSGMGYSPDQLDALLASATARERFFAAHAMPAGLKAVFGSFLFANNTRVGLLAFATGMLAGIPTLLLTLYNGILLGAFASIFLHDPWPLAFLAWILPHGVPELTAISLCAAGGLQLGAAVAMPGPRGRAAALADAVPPVLVLLGAALPLFVVAALIESFVRQSALGTAPRLAVAALWIAAAVALVVAARRAAPPHAADTSWLRDLT
- a CDS encoding DUF58 domain-containing protein; translation: MIGPDRRLLGAAAAWCAGALLAVALPVLWPFVLAGALALAALVAADLLLLRRLPAPRLLRALPARAFVGRAAAIGLRVAVPRGTALVCALADDPPADVAAAPRFAAVAVDRDGVAERRYPMQPTRRGDRPFGELVALVRSPLGFLRRRHRGAGGDVLRVYPDTTRLLRPAALDPRRVLAALGVKPAPRRGDGLDFDSLRDYLPGDDPRRVDWRATARRGRLVVRQLQHERNHTVLIAVDTSRLMAGDVDGRSKLDHAVDAGLALAYAALQAGDRVGLVAFDRELRGFCPPRPQRRQLGVLIDVLRPLQPRLVEADYRVVVRTLAARHRQRALLVVLTDVVEAGAAIFTEPLALLGRRHRVLLVAVRDRAFAALDAPGGGADVLAVSRRLVLADLVRERDTALATLRRGGVQSIDLPPEAITAAVLQRYLALRYGPER